One genomic window of Pseudomonas aeruginosa includes the following:
- a CDS encoding aminotransferase class V-fold PLP-dependent enzyme yields the protein MSSLPLYFDYAATTPVDERVIRAMVECLGYQACFGNPASNSHAYGRQARRAVERAREQVAALVGASAGQIVWTSGATESNNLALKGVAQALDAPGHLITSRLEHKAVLDTVQQLADDGWSVTWLAPGTDGLIRPEQVEAAWRADTRLVSLMRVNNELGTLTDIAAIGERVRERGALFHVDAAQASGKVAIDLGRLAVDLMSFSAHKTYGPKGIGALYVGPRAERRLKAQIHGGGHEQGLRSGTLATHQIVGMGEAFALAGELFEEEGRRIAGLQRRLLEGLAQIDGWRLNGSADARIAHTLNLTFDNPAFVPQALESSLAVSSTSACNSARPAPSHVLLALGHDAASAGRSVRLSLGRYTREADVDAAVAALKAAADSGAPAWQPFLGVSRAG from the coding sequence ATGAGTTCGTTACCGTTGTACTTCGATTACGCCGCCACCACGCCCGTGGACGAGCGCGTGATCCGGGCCATGGTGGAGTGTCTCGGCTACCAGGCGTGTTTTGGCAATCCCGCGTCGAATTCCCATGCCTACGGCCGCCAGGCGCGGCGGGCAGTGGAGCGGGCCAGGGAGCAGGTGGCCGCGCTGGTCGGCGCCAGCGCCGGGCAGATCGTCTGGACTTCCGGCGCCACCGAATCCAACAACCTGGCCCTCAAGGGCGTGGCCCAGGCGCTGGACGCACCCGGCCACCTGATCACCAGTCGCCTGGAGCACAAGGCGGTGCTGGACACCGTGCAGCAACTCGCCGATGACGGCTGGAGCGTGACCTGGCTGGCGCCCGGCACCGATGGCCTGATCCGGCCGGAACAGGTGGAGGCGGCCTGGCGCGCCGATACCCGCCTGGTGTCGCTGATGCGGGTCAACAACGAACTCGGCACCCTGACCGACATCGCCGCCATCGGCGAACGGGTGCGCGAGCGCGGCGCGCTGTTCCACGTCGACGCGGCGCAGGCCAGCGGCAAGGTGGCGATCGACCTGGGCCGCCTGGCGGTGGACCTGATGTCGTTCTCCGCACACAAGACCTACGGGCCCAAGGGCATCGGCGCGTTGTACGTCGGGCCGCGCGCCGAGCGGCGGCTGAAGGCGCAGATCCACGGCGGCGGACACGAGCAGGGCCTGCGTTCCGGGACCCTGGCGACCCACCAGATCGTCGGTATGGGCGAGGCCTTCGCCCTCGCCGGCGAGCTTTTCGAGGAGGAGGGCAGGCGCATCGCCGGACTCCAGCGGCGTCTGCTGGAGGGGCTGGCGCAGATCGACGGCTGGCGCCTGAACGGCAGCGCCGACGCACGCATCGCGCATACCCTGAACCTGACCTTCGACAACCCGGCCTTTGTCCCCCAGGCACTGGAGTCCAGCCTGGCGGTGTCCAGCACCTCGGCCTGCAACTCGGCGCGGCCGGCGCCGTCCCACGTGCTTCTCGCCCTCGGCCACGATGCCGCCAGCGCTGGCCGCAGCGTGCGCCTGAGCCTCGGTCGCTACACCCGCGAGGCCGACGTCGACGCGGCGGTGGCCGCCCTCAAGGCCGCGGCGGATAGTGGCGCGCCGGCGTGGCAGCCGTTCCTCGGGGTATCCAGGGCAGGCTGA
- a CDS encoding ABC transporter ATP-binding protein, which translates to MNRELLRVENLSVAYGDTQVVKGIDFSLRAGETLALVGESGSGKSQTAHALLRLLPGAARLGGSVRLDGEELLALSPQALLAIRGQRIGMVFQEPMTSLNPLQRIGRQVGEGLRLHRRLRGAALRGRVLELLELAGLEQPRRLLEAYPHQLSGGQRQRVMLAMALACEPQLLIADEPTTALDVTVQKRLLELLQSLQRRLGMAILLISHDLNLVRRVADRVCVMRDGQIVEENACETLFRSPRHPYTRLLIEAEPGGLAEPVACRETCLEVRALSLDYPAPGGWLRRRAGLRAVHEVSLRLRRGSTLGIVGESGSGKSSLGQALLRLLPAEGQILFQGERLDRLHGKRLLPLRRQFQAVFQDPYGSLNPRLSVEQIVGEGLRIHGIGDAGERRARVLEALREVGLDEPCLERYPHEFSGGQRQRIAIARALVLKPALILLDEPTSALDRSVQCQVVELLRRLQRRHGLSYLFISHDLAVVRALAHDILVLKDGRVVEQGSAAALFSQPRHPYTRELLGAIPALRLEEHLRVAGLGI; encoded by the coding sequence ATGAACCGGGAACTGTTGCGAGTGGAAAACCTGAGCGTCGCCTATGGCGACACGCAGGTCGTGAAGGGGATCGACTTCAGCCTGCGCGCCGGCGAGACCCTGGCCCTGGTTGGCGAGTCCGGCTCCGGCAAGTCGCAGACCGCCCACGCCCTGCTGCGCCTGCTGCCGGGCGCGGCGCGCCTGGGCGGCAGCGTGCGCCTGGACGGCGAGGAACTGCTCGCCCTGTCGCCGCAGGCATTGCTGGCGATTCGTGGGCAGCGCATCGGCATGGTGTTCCAGGAGCCGATGACCTCGCTCAATCCATTGCAGCGCATCGGCCGCCAGGTCGGCGAGGGTCTGCGCCTGCATCGCCGCCTGCGTGGCGCCGCGCTGCGCGGGCGGGTACTGGAACTGCTCGAACTGGCCGGCCTCGAGCAGCCGCGACGCCTGCTCGAGGCCTATCCGCACCAGCTCTCCGGCGGCCAGCGACAGCGAGTGATGCTGGCCATGGCGCTGGCTTGCGAGCCGCAACTGCTGATCGCCGACGAACCGACCACGGCTCTCGACGTCACCGTGCAGAAACGCCTCCTGGAGCTGCTGCAAAGCTTGCAGCGACGGCTGGGCATGGCGATCCTGCTGATCAGCCACGACCTCAACCTGGTGCGCCGGGTCGCCGATCGGGTCTGCGTGATGCGCGATGGCCAGATCGTCGAGGAGAACGCCTGCGAGACGCTGTTCCGCTCGCCCCGGCATCCCTACACGCGCCTGCTGATCGAGGCCGAGCCGGGTGGGCTGGCGGAGCCGGTGGCGTGCCGCGAGACCTGCCTGGAGGTGCGCGCGCTGAGCCTCGACTACCCCGCGCCCGGCGGCTGGCTGCGCCGGCGCGCGGGACTGCGCGCGGTGCACGAGGTCAGCCTGCGGCTGCGCCGTGGCAGCACCCTGGGGATCGTCGGCGAAAGCGGTTCGGGCAAGTCCTCCCTCGGCCAGGCGCTGCTGCGCCTGTTGCCGGCCGAAGGGCAGATCCTGTTCCAGGGCGAGCGCCTCGACCGGCTGCACGGCAAGCGCCTGTTGCCATTGCGCCGGCAGTTCCAGGCGGTGTTCCAGGACCCCTACGGCAGCCTCAACCCGCGCCTTAGCGTGGAACAGATCGTCGGCGAAGGCCTGCGTATCCATGGCATCGGCGATGCCGGCGAACGCCGCGCGCGGGTGCTGGAGGCACTGCGCGAGGTCGGTCTCGACGAGCCTTGCCTGGAACGCTATCCCCACGAGTTTTCAGGCGGCCAGCGCCAGCGCATCGCCATCGCCCGCGCGCTGGTGCTGAAGCCGGCGCTGATCCTGCTCGACGAACCGACCTCGGCGCTCGACCGCAGCGTGCAGTGCCAGGTGGTCGAGCTGCTGCGTCGGTTGCAGCGTCGCCACGGGCTGAGCTACCTGTTCATCAGCCACGACCTGGCCGTGGTACGCGCCCTGGCCCACGACATCCTGGTGCTCAAGGACGGCCGGGTGGTGGAGCAGGGCAGCGCCGCTGCGCTGTTCAGCCAGCCGCGCCACCCCTATACCCGCGAGTTGCTCGGAGCGATACCCGCGCTGCGCCTGGAAGAGCACCTGCGGGTGGCCGGGCTGGGAATCTGA
- a CDS encoding ABC transporter permease produces the protein MAIVLSPLHRRRLAAFRANRRGRLALLLFLALFVTCLFAELIANDRPLLLEYRGQWFLPVLRDYPETAFGGELPFPPDYRGRFMSERIARDGWALWPPIRFDARSINYARPAPAPPSAENWLGTDDQGRDVLARVIYGLRLSILFALGLTLASSLLGICAGAVQGYYGGWIDLFGQRFIEVWSGLPMLYLLIILASLVQPGVGWLLAIMLLFSWTSLVDVVRAEFLRGRHLEYVKAARTLGLGDAGVMFRHILPNAMVATLTFLPFLLCGAVTTLTALDFLGFGLPPGSPSLGELVGQGRDNLQAPWLGLTVFVVLATLLSLLVFIGEAVRDAFDPRT, from the coding sequence ATGGCCATCGTCCTTTCCCCGCTGCACCGCCGCCGCCTCGCCGCGTTCCGCGCCAACCGCCGCGGGCGCCTGGCCCTGCTGCTGTTCCTCGCGCTGTTCGTCACCTGCCTGTTCGCCGAGCTGATCGCCAACGACCGCCCGCTGCTGCTGGAATACCGTGGCCAGTGGTTCCTGCCGGTGCTGCGGGACTATCCGGAAACCGCCTTCGGCGGCGAGCTGCCGTTCCCGCCGGACTACCGCGGCCGCTTCATGAGCGAACGCATCGCCCGCGACGGCTGGGCGCTGTGGCCGCCGATCCGCTTCGACGCCCGCAGCATCAACTACGCGCGCCCGGCGCCGGCGCCGCCCTCGGCGGAGAACTGGCTGGGTACCGACGACCAGGGCCGCGATGTGCTCGCGCGGGTGATCTACGGCCTGCGCCTGTCGATTCTCTTCGCCCTCGGCCTGACCCTGGCCTCGTCGTTGCTGGGAATCTGCGCAGGCGCGGTGCAGGGCTACTACGGCGGCTGGATCGACCTGTTCGGCCAGCGCTTCATCGAGGTCTGGTCGGGTCTGCCGATGCTTTACCTGCTGATCATCCTCGCCAGCCTGGTGCAGCCCGGGGTCGGCTGGCTGCTGGCGATCATGCTGCTGTTCTCCTGGACCAGCCTGGTCGACGTGGTTCGCGCCGAGTTCCTGCGCGGTCGTCACCTGGAGTACGTCAAGGCGGCGCGGACCCTCGGCCTCGGCGACGCCGGGGTGATGTTCCGGCACATCCTGCCCAACGCCATGGTCGCGACCCTGACCTTCCTGCCGTTCCTGCTCTGTGGCGCGGTGACCACCCTGACCGCCCTGGACTTCCTCGGTTTCGGCCTGCCGCCCGGCTCGCCGAGCCTTGGCGAACTGGTCGGGCAGGGCCGTGACAACCTCCAGGCGCCCTGGCTCGGGCTGACCGTGTTCGTGGTCCTGGCGACCTTGCTCAGCTTGCTGGTGTTCATCGGCGAAGCGGTGCGCGACGCCTTCGATCCGAGGACATGA